The Catenulispora sp. GP43 genome includes a region encoding these proteins:
- a CDS encoding ABC transporter ATP-binding protein: MIEVRDLTRRYGGTTAVDRLTFTVEPGRVTGFLGPNGAGKSTTMRMIIGLDTPDGGHAHVAGMAYRALKRPLRHVGALLDADAVHPGRSARTHLLALAATNAVPDRRADEVLGLVGLEGVARKRVGTFSLGMKQRLGIAAALLGDPPVLLFDEPVNGLDPEGIVWIRNLMKGFAAEGRTILVSSHLMSEMALTADHLLVIGRGRLLADTTMAAFTAAYGSLEEAYLTLTGAAVEYRAGGTAYPTSESTSDSTSDTTNADKKVWR; encoded by the coding sequence ATGATCGAAGTGCGGGACCTGACACGCCGCTACGGCGGGACCACGGCCGTGGACCGGCTCACCTTCACCGTCGAGCCCGGCCGGGTGACCGGCTTCCTCGGCCCGAACGGCGCCGGCAAGTCCACCACGATGCGCATGATCATCGGACTGGACACCCCGGACGGCGGCCACGCGCACGTGGCCGGCATGGCCTATCGCGCGCTCAAACGGCCGCTGCGGCACGTCGGCGCGCTGCTGGACGCCGACGCCGTCCATCCCGGCCGCAGCGCCCGCACCCACCTGCTCGCCCTGGCCGCGACGAACGCCGTCCCCGATCGGCGTGCTGACGAAGTGCTGGGCCTGGTCGGGCTCGAGGGTGTCGCGCGCAAGCGCGTCGGGACCTTCTCGCTCGGTATGAAGCAGCGCCTGGGTATCGCGGCGGCGCTGCTGGGCGATCCGCCGGTGCTCCTGTTCGACGAGCCGGTCAACGGCCTCGACCCGGAGGGGATCGTCTGGATCAGGAACCTGATGAAGGGCTTCGCCGCCGAGGGGCGCACGATCCTGGTCTCCAGCCACCTGATGAGCGAGATGGCCCTGACCGCCGATCACCTGCTCGTCATCGGACGCGGCCGGCTGCTCGCCGACACCACCATGGCCGCCTTCACCGCCGCGTACGGCTCGCTGGAGGAGGCCTACCTCACGCTTACTGGCGCCGCCGTCGAATACCGCGCCGGCGGCACTGCCTACCCGACCTCCGAGAGCACCTCCGACAGCACCTCCGACACCACCAACGCGGACAAGAAGGTCTGGCGATGA
- a CDS encoding Na+/H+ antiporter has product MPHAVVIILLLVVLGTAVATFAGRWGIPAPSLLVLAGIGVALVPGAPTVHVAPDVIAMVVLPPLLYASAEEISARDLRRVWAPVLVLALGLVLATAAVIASLALALTALSASMAFVLGSVLASTDPVAVTALGRRLPLPGRIQVLVQSESLFNDATSLVLFKVAVAGAAAGSVSAPGAVGKFFVLAGGGIAVGAALAGTVAFLRSSIADPVLETVIVLVTPYTAYVLAESIDVSGVTAVVVAGVVAGSLAHRITDARTRLHLHSVYAVVVFGLESVVFALIGLQLPTLVRDLGPGHRWWPAQAALLAAALIGIRMAWVWPTTALARPMRSYPTWPLARVVTWAGTRGVMPLAAALSIPLAAADGTPLPGRPLVLVLTTAVVAATLTVQGLSLAGIVRTSGLAVAPERAEAKETAARAAMDRAAVEYLDDLAAVGGVNEAAAARLRERYAERLDPDTDAALLADLAALRRDVLGVQAAELRRLSAEEQIGDGLRRRLQAELDRREAGLDA; this is encoded by the coding sequence GTGCCGCACGCGGTCGTCATCATCTTGCTGTTGGTCGTGTTGGGCACCGCCGTGGCGACCTTCGCGGGCCGGTGGGGGATCCCGGCGCCGTCGCTGCTGGTGCTGGCCGGGATCGGGGTGGCCTTGGTGCCGGGCGCGCCCACGGTGCATGTGGCCCCGGACGTGATCGCGATGGTCGTGCTGCCGCCCCTACTGTATGCCTCCGCCGAGGAGATCTCGGCACGGGACCTGCGGCGCGTGTGGGCGCCGGTGCTGGTCCTGGCGCTCGGCCTGGTGCTGGCCACGGCCGCGGTGATCGCTTCGCTGGCGCTGGCGTTGACAGCGCTCTCGGCGTCGATGGCGTTCGTGCTGGGGTCCGTGCTGGCCTCCACCGACCCGGTGGCGGTCACGGCGCTGGGCCGGCGGCTGCCGCTGCCGGGGCGGATCCAGGTACTCGTGCAGTCCGAGAGCCTGTTCAACGACGCCACGTCCCTGGTGCTGTTCAAGGTCGCCGTGGCCGGCGCGGCGGCGGGCTCGGTGAGTGCGCCGGGGGCGGTGGGGAAGTTCTTCGTGCTCGCCGGCGGAGGGATCGCGGTCGGGGCGGCGCTCGCCGGCACGGTGGCGTTCCTGCGCTCGAGCATCGCCGATCCGGTGCTGGAGACCGTGATCGTCCTGGTCACCCCGTATACGGCGTACGTCCTCGCGGAGAGCATCGATGTCTCCGGCGTGACCGCGGTGGTGGTGGCCGGCGTCGTCGCCGGCAGCCTGGCGCACCGGATCACCGACGCCCGCACCCGGCTGCACCTGCACAGCGTGTACGCCGTGGTGGTGTTCGGACTGGAGTCGGTGGTGTTCGCGCTGATCGGACTGCAGCTGCCGACGCTGGTCCGGGACCTGGGCCCGGGCCACCGCTGGTGGCCCGCGCAGGCGGCACTGCTGGCCGCGGCGCTGATCGGCATCAGGATGGCCTGGGTCTGGCCGACCACCGCGCTGGCCCGGCCGATGCGGAGCTACCCGACCTGGCCGCTGGCCCGGGTGGTCACGTGGGCCGGGACGCGCGGGGTGATGCCGCTGGCCGCCGCGCTGTCGATCCCGCTGGCCGCCGCCGACGGTACGCCCCTGCCCGGACGGCCGCTCGTTCTGGTGCTGACCACCGCCGTGGTCGCCGCGACGCTGACGGTCCAGGGCCTGAGCCTGGCCGGGATCGTGCGCACCTCCGGCCTGGCTGTGGCTCCGGAACGAGCCGAGGCAAAGGAGACGGCGGCCCGTGCGGCGATGGACCGCGCTGCCGTGGAGTACCTGGACGACCTCGCGGCGGTCGGCGGCGTCAACGAGGCGGCAGCGGCCCGGTTGCGCGAGCGCTACGCCGAGCGCCTGGACCCGGACACCGACGCCGCGCTCCTGGCCGACCTGGCCGCACTGCGCCGCGACGTCCTGGGGGTCCAGGCCGCCGAACTGCGGAGGTTGTCCGCCGAGGAGCAGATCGGCGACGGACTCCGGCGGCGGCTGCAAGCCGAACTCGACCGCCGGGAAGCCGGGCTTGATGCTTGA
- a CDS encoding ABC transporter permease, translating to MTTANFAIPKGVLRAEWLKLRSVRSTYAALGLAMALAVFVGVTSASGDAQHWATMTPADRANFDPVGDSLSGFVFGELALGALGVLVATSEYATGLIRATFTAVPRRGQVFAAKALTLAGLTLVVGQVFVFICYGLGQAALTASSAHLAVGLGHPGVLRALICANLYLTAVTLIGFGLGTLVRHTGAGIALVFTVTYLAYPVAGAFNAWTYVPDRWLLSNIADTLASVSRHPSPKDPGSLSAALAELAIYLAVVLGLGAWRMRKDA from the coding sequence ATGACCACGGCGAACTTCGCAATTCCCAAGGGCGTGCTCCGGGCCGAATGGCTCAAACTGCGCTCCGTACGCTCCACCTACGCCGCCCTCGGACTGGCCATGGCCCTCGCGGTCTTCGTCGGCGTCACCTCCGCCTCCGGAGACGCCCAGCACTGGGCCACCATGACGCCCGCCGATCGCGCGAACTTCGACCCGGTCGGCGACTCGCTGAGCGGGTTCGTCTTCGGCGAACTGGCCCTCGGCGCCCTCGGCGTCCTGGTCGCCACCAGCGAGTACGCCACCGGTCTGATCCGCGCCACGTTCACCGCGGTGCCCCGGCGCGGCCAGGTCTTCGCCGCCAAGGCGCTCACCCTGGCCGGCCTGACCCTCGTCGTCGGACAGGTCTTCGTCTTCATCTGCTACGGCCTGGGACAGGCGGCGCTCACCGCCTCCTCGGCCCACCTCGCCGTCGGTCTCGGCCACCCCGGGGTGCTACGTGCCCTGATTTGCGCGAACCTGTACCTGACGGCGGTCACGCTCATCGGCTTCGGTCTCGGCACGCTCGTGCGGCACACCGGTGCCGGCATCGCGCTCGTCTTCACCGTCACGTATCTGGCGTATCCGGTGGCCGGCGCCTTCAACGCCTGGACCTACGTCCCGGACCGCTGGCTGTTGTCGAACATCGCGGACACGCTCGCGAGCGTCTCGCGCCATCCCTCGCCCAAAGACCCGGGTTCTCTCAGTGCGGCCCTTGCCGAGCTGGCGATTTACCTGGCGGTCGTCCTGGGCCTGGGAGCGTGGCGGATGCGGAAGGACGCCTGA
- a CDS encoding response regulator, translated as MSTRAVTRVVVADDQALLRAGLSGIIRTAPDLAVVGEAGDGNEAVQVARDTAPDVVLMDVRMPALDGIAATRMVTSSLPGTRVLMLTTFDMDEYVYGALRAGASGFLLKDVPPADLIAAIRVVAAGEALLAPPVTRRLIERFVTSAAPEPSAQTAVHSQIAGITQRERDVLRLVAEGLSNAEIGARLHITPGTAKTHVGHLLAKLGARDRVQLVILALRSKV; from the coding sequence GTGAGCACCCGGGCCGTCACCCGGGTGGTCGTCGCCGACGACCAGGCCCTGCTGCGCGCCGGGCTGAGCGGCATCATCCGGACCGCGCCGGACCTGGCGGTCGTCGGCGAGGCCGGCGACGGGAACGAGGCGGTCCAGGTCGCCCGCGACACGGCGCCGGACGTGGTACTCATGGACGTGCGGATGCCCGCGCTGGACGGCATAGCGGCCACCCGCATGGTGACCTCGTCGCTACCCGGCACCAGAGTGCTGATGCTGACGACCTTCGACATGGACGAGTACGTCTACGGCGCGCTGCGTGCCGGGGCCAGCGGATTCCTGCTCAAGGACGTGCCGCCGGCCGACCTGATCGCGGCGATCCGCGTGGTCGCCGCCGGCGAGGCGCTCCTGGCGCCGCCGGTGACCCGGCGGCTGATCGAGCGGTTCGTGACCAGCGCCGCCCCGGAACCGTCCGCGCAGACCGCGGTTCACAGTCAGATCGCCGGCATCACCCAACGGGAGCGCGATGTCCTGCGACTGGTGGCCGAAGGGCTCTCCAACGCGGAGATCGGCGCGCGCCTGCACATCACACCAGGCACGGCCAAGACCCACGTCGGCCACCTGCTGGCCAAACTCGGCGCCCGCGACCGGGTCCAGTTGGTGATCCTGGCGCTGCGCTCGAAGGTGTGA
- a CDS encoding sensor histidine kinase, with protein MPAEPRPPLLHRVRPRQWDGLALACALVFGLVTWGTLAHQRLAVAVVAIGTLLVVIPIVIGRRTPVAAFALFPVAVALPVGTMALAGLAVAPAAYVLYLAAASRGARTRAALLACGTVLPFLAPLTTGVHKAGASFPSAMLLVTAWTVGYAIGERRRYTAQVVRYHAGLAQASAQKAGREAAEERMRIARELHDVVAHSMSLITVQAGYGRLVAGSEPEEAAAALATIEDAGRAALTEMRRLLGVLREENPEAASLAPAPGLAALPTLAEQTARAGVRVSLIVEGEERQLAAGIELAAYRIVQEALTNVVRHSGAPSAVVGVTYEPDALTLEISDRGSGCDLSQAPTGHGIVGMRERAAMYEGWFRAGPRPDGGFRVMTRLPLRPAPDTATNATNFTNAASTA; from the coding sequence ATGCCCGCCGAACCGCGCCCGCCGCTGCTGCACCGGGTCCGCCCGCGCCAATGGGACGGACTCGCGTTGGCCTGCGCCCTCGTCTTCGGGCTGGTCACCTGGGGCACGCTGGCGCACCAGCGTCTGGCCGTGGCGGTGGTCGCGATCGGAACGCTGCTGGTGGTCATACCGATCGTGATCGGGCGGCGGACGCCGGTCGCGGCCTTCGCGCTCTTCCCCGTCGCGGTCGCGCTGCCCGTCGGGACGATGGCGCTCGCCGGCCTGGCCGTGGCCCCGGCCGCATACGTGCTCTACCTCGCTGCGGCCTCCCGCGGAGCCCGGACCAGGGCCGCGCTGCTCGCCTGCGGCACCGTCCTGCCGTTCCTGGCACCGCTGACCACCGGGGTCCACAAGGCCGGGGCGTCGTTTCCGTCCGCGATGCTCCTGGTCACGGCGTGGACGGTCGGTTACGCGATCGGCGAGCGCAGACGCTACACCGCCCAGGTCGTGCGCTATCACGCCGGGCTGGCGCAGGCATCGGCGCAGAAGGCGGGCCGGGAAGCGGCCGAGGAACGGATGCGGATCGCCCGGGAACTGCACGACGTGGTCGCGCACAGCATGAGCCTGATCACCGTCCAGGCCGGCTACGGCCGTCTGGTCGCCGGCTCCGAGCCCGAGGAGGCCGCCGCCGCCCTGGCGACGATCGAGGACGCCGGGCGCGCGGCCCTGACCGAGATGCGGCGGCTGCTCGGGGTGTTGCGGGAGGAGAATCCCGAAGCCGCCTCGCTCGCTCCCGCGCCCGGCCTGGCCGCGCTGCCGACGCTGGCCGAGCAGACCGCCCGGGCCGGAGTCCGGGTATCGCTGATCGTCGAGGGAGAGGAAAGGCAGCTGGCAGCCGGGATCGAGCTGGCCGCATACCGGATCGTCCAAGAGGCACTGACCAACGTGGTGCGGCACTCGGGCGCACCCAGCGCGGTCGTGGGCGTGACCTACGAGCCGGACGCGTTGACGCTGGAGATCAGCGACCGCGGGTCGGGCTGCGACCTGTCGCAGGCGCCCACCGGCCACGGCATCGTCGGGATGCGGGAGCGCGCGGCCATGTACGAGGGCTGGTTCCGCGCCGGGCCGCGCCCCGACGGCGGCTTCCGGGTCATGACCCGCCTGCCGCTGCGACCCGCGCCCGACACCGCCACGAACGCCACGAACTTCACGAACGCCGCGAGCACCGCGTGA